A segment of the Pseudomonas serboccidentalis genome:
GCAACATCGACCTGGACCAACTGGAAGCGGCGATCACCCCGCGCACCAAAGCGGTGATTCCGGTGTACCTCGCCGGCCTGCCGGTGGACATGGATCGGCTGTACGCCATCGCGCGCAAACACAATCTGCGCATTGTCGAAGACGCCGCCCAAGCGCTGGGTTCAAGCTGGAACGGCCAGCGCATCGGCGCCACCGGTGATTTCGTGTCGTTCAGCTTCCAGGCCAACAAGAACGTGACCTGCTCCGAGGGCGGTTGCCTGGTGCTGAACACCCCGGAAGAAGCACGGCTGGCGGAGAAGTATCGTCTGCAAGGCGTGACCCGCAACGGCTTCGATGGGCTGGACGTTGATGTGCTCGGCGGCAAGTTCAACATGACCGACGTCGCCGCGACCATCGGCTTGGGGCAATTTGCCCACATCGAAGCGCTGACTGCCCATCGCCAGGAACTGGCCCGTCACTACTTCAAATGTTTTGGCGATGACTTTGAAGCGACCTATGGTGCCCAGCTGCCGCCAGCGGATTTCACCAACAGCAACTGGCATCTGTTCCAGTTGGTACTGCCGGAGCGCAAGGACGGTTTGCCAGCGCGGGCCACGTTCATGGAGCAGATGCAGGCCAAAGGCATCGGCATCGGCTATCACTACCCGCCGATCCATTTACTCAGTCTGTACCGCGAGCGCGGTTTCAAGGAAGGCATGCTGCCGGTGGCTGAGCGCGTTGGACGCTTGATCGTGTCGCTGCCGATGTTCACCACCATGACCAAGGACGACGTCGAGCGTTCAGTGGCGGCAGTCAAAGCCGTATTGAAGCCCTGATCAATGCAGGAGCTGCCGCAGGCTGCGATCTTTTGACTTTGCCCTTAAAGACAAGAACAAAAGATCGCAGCCTGCGGCAGCTCCTACAGAGAGCGAGGATTACTCGCCGATGCTTTTCTGGTAGGCGGTAGCGTCGAGCAGCGTGTCCAGATCAGCAGCGTTGGCTGGTTTGAGCTTGAAGATCCACGCACCGTACGGGTCGGAGTTCAGCAGTTCCGGCGAACCGCTCAGCTCTTCGTTGACGGCGATCACTTCACCGGCAATCGGGGAGTAGATGTCGGACGCCGCTTTCACCGACTCGACCACACCAGCCGCCTCATTGGCCGCAAACACCTTGCCCACTTCAGTCAACTCGACGAACACCACATCGCCCAGCGCTTCCTGCGCGTGATCACTGATGCCCACGGTAACGGTGCCGTCGGCTTCCAGACGCGCCCACTCATGACTTTCGGCAAAACGCAGTTCAGCGGGGATATTGCTCATGCTCGGTGTCCTCAAGAAATTGTCAGCGGTCACGCCCGCCGGAAAAGGTTAGATCAAGGTTTTGCCATGGCGCACGAAGGTCGGTTTGACCACTCGTACCGGATACCACTTGCCTCGGATTTCCACTTCAGCGCGGTCGGCTGTGGCCATCGGTACACGCGCCAGGGCAATCGATTTGCTTAGCGTAGGAGAGAAACTACCACTGGTGATCTCTCCTTCGCCAACATCGGCGATACGAACCACCTGATGGGCACGTAAA
Coding sequences within it:
- a CDS encoding DegT/DnrJ/EryC1/StrS family aminotransferase, with amino-acid sequence MSQLPFLPFSKPVIDEATIAAVGDVLRSGWITSGPKVQAFEAQLSEYFGGRPVRTFNSGTCTMEIALRIAGIGPDDEVITTPISWVATANVILEVGATPVFADIDPVTRNIDLDQLEAAITPRTKAVIPVYLAGLPVDMDRLYAIARKHNLRIVEDAAQALGSSWNGQRIGATGDFVSFSFQANKNVTCSEGGCLVLNTPEEARLAEKYRLQGVTRNGFDGLDVDVLGGKFNMTDVAATIGLGQFAHIEALTAHRQELARHYFKCFGDDFEATYGAQLPPADFTNSNWHLFQLVLPERKDGLPARATFMEQMQAKGIGIGYHYPPIHLLSLYRERGFKEGMLPVAERVGRLIVSLPMFTTMTKDDVERSVAAVKAVLKP
- the gcvH gene encoding glycine cleavage system protein GcvH, whose amino-acid sequence is MSNIPAELRFAESHEWARLEADGTVTVGISDHAQEALGDVVFVELTEVGKVFAANEAAGVVESVKAASDIYSPIAGEVIAVNEELSGSPELLNSDPYGAWIFKLKPANAADLDTLLDATAYQKSIGE